From Xenopus laevis strain J_2021 chromosome 7L, Xenopus_laevis_v10.1, whole genome shotgun sequence, one genomic window encodes:
- the ndufa3.L gene encoding NADH:ubiquinone oxidoreductase subunit A3 L homeolog (The RefSeq protein has 1 substitution compared to this genomic sequence), with protein MAAFGKVGTFLKNAWAKEPVITVSAAIGILAVAVPLVSPYTKYTALLNQSTPYNYPVPVRDDGNMPDVPGRPTEKLGPNLDWFKNM; from the exons ATGGCAGCCTTCGGTA aagTAGGCACTTTCCTTAAAAACGCCTGGGCGAAAGAGCCAGTTATAACGGTTTCGGCAGCCATTGGAATTTTGG CTGTGGCCGTTCCGCTTGTAAGTCCCTACACAAAGTATACTGCATTGTTGAATCAATCCACGCCTTACAATTACCCAG TTCCAGTTCGAGATGATGGAAACATGCCAGATGTCCCCGGTCATCCCACTGAAAAACTTGGGCCTAACTTGGATTGGTTTAAGAACATGTAA